In Nostoc piscinale CENA21, the genomic stretch GCTGGATTGCCGACGCGCGAGAGGATGGTGTAATTCAAATTGCTCAAGCAGAAACGGTGATTACAGGTACGGTTATTGTAAAAATGACCGAAGAAGAAGCAGCCAGGATGCGTGAAGAATTACCTGATGCTGATATCACAGAAGACCGACCAATTGAGTTAATTCAACCCGAAGCCAGCGCAACTGATTTAAAAACAGAAATTTCTCAATCTGATTTATGGCATTTAGCAGCAATTAATTTAGATAATTGCCGTCAAAAAGGTTATGAATACACAGGTCAAGATATCACCATTGCAGTTTTAGATACTGGGGTATATGGCAACCACCCAGCATTAAAGGGAAGAATAACCAAAGCCTTGACCTTTGATGCCCAAAATTCTCAGATACTGCCCATGAATCCTAGTGTTGATACACACAAACATGGTACTCATGTTGCGGGATTAATTTGCGGCAATCAAATTGGTGTTGCTCCCAATACTAATATTTTTAGTGGGGTAATAATTCCTGGTGGTACTGGCAATCTTTCTGATTTTGTTTTGGCGCTGTCTTGGGTAAGCCAACAACCAGAAATTAGCATTGTCAATATATCGGCTGGGTTTATTGGCTATTTACCAGATATGGAAACAGCAATTGAAAGTTTGCTTTTATCTGGCATTTTACCGGTTTGTGCTGTGGGCAATGAAGGCAGAAATCGTACCCGCAGCCCTGGTAACTATCGGGATGTAGTTTCCGTTGGTAGTTCAACTATTGACAAGCGCATTGCTGGCTTTAGTGGCAGTGCTACATTAAATATAGGTTCCCATCAATATCTAGTGCCGAATTTAGTTGCGCCAGGAAAAGATATTTATTCATCAATACCAGGAGATAAATACGAAGCAATTAGCGGTACTTCAATGGCTACACCGATTGTTTCAGGAATTGCTGCCTTAATTTTAGAAGAATATCCAAATATAGAAGTTTTAGATTTGAAAGAAGAATTATTTGCTAGATGTGAAACTTTACAAGCTCCATCAGACCGCCAAGGCTACGGCTTAATTCAAGTACAATTATGAGCAATACTTTTCGGATAAAGGTTGGATCATCCTAGATTCAGATCCCCCCGCCTACGGCGACCCCCTTAAAAAGGGGGTACAAGAAATTTTTTTAGCCCCCCTTTTTAAGGGGGGTTGGGGGGATCTAAAGAAGATTGAAATGTTAACCGAAATTTATTGCAATTATGAGACTAGAACCTCAGCATCTAGAAAAAATCGACGACTTGCTAAAACAAGAGCTAGAAGAAGCCAGAGGCGATGAAGAATTACTGGTGATTATGCGGCTTGAAGGCAAAGATTCACAACCAGAAAATAACTTCGTTCCTAATCTCAAACCCGCAGATTTTCCTAATCGCCAAGCATATCGCCAAGCATTGATTGATCTGCAAAAGCAGCAAGTAAAAAATGCTGTTGGTGAGACAATTAAAGAATTAGAAAGCTTAGGATTGACTATTACTGGCGGTGAAATGAGCGAAACAGTAATAGCAAGAGGAGAAGCTAGGCAAATTTTAAGTAGCTTGGAATTAGCAGCAGTGCGCCGTGCTAGTTTAGATCAAGCTATTGCAATTAACGATGCTAGTAAATATTTAGCCACAATTCTAAGCCAAGTAATTGATACCTCAAACCCACAAATTCCGCCAAAAGTTCTCAAGTCTGCCTCGCAATATTACCAAAATTATTACAAGCGATATGGCAAATTAAGAGTTTTGGGAATGAAACAGTTCGTACCCTTGGATTATATTTATACAGCTGTTCAATTTCTCAGCGATAAGGAAATAGCTAATTCATTATCGCTCCAGGATTTAGAAGCAGTTTTTAGAACAGCTAAAAGGGGAAGAATTAGCTCAGAGAACACTGCGAGAAAAGAAGGTATAGAAGTTGCTAATCAAAATCAATACTTAATGGTGTTAGGTGCGCCTGGAAGTGGTAAATCCACATTTTTACGCAAGATGGGATTAGAAACACTCAGAGGAAAACAAGGTAAATTGAAATATGAATGCCTTCCTGTCTTGATTGAATTGAAAAGATTAAGTGGCGATAAGATTAATATTGAGAAATTAGTGTATCAAGAGTTTAACTGTTGTGATTTTGTTGCAAACGAAGTTTTAACCAAAAAGCTTTTAGAGGCAGGAAAATTACTAATCTTATTTGATGGATTAGATGAAGTACCGACTAAAAACTTGAATGCAGCCGTTGCACAAATACAAGCTTTTGTTAATCAATATCAAAAAAATCGTTTTATTGTTTCTTGTCGCACTGCTGCTTATCATCAACAATTTAAAAAATTTGAAAATGTCGAGATTGCTGAATTTACAGATGAACAAATAAAACAATTTATACATAATTGGTTTCAGACAGAAGAAGATATTAAAGCTGATACTGCGAGGCAATGTTGGGAATTACTGCAAGAAAATGAGGCTGCCAAAGAATTAGGGAGAACTCCTCTATTGCTGACTTTTATATGCCTTTACTACGATGAATATCACAGTTTTACTAACAATCGCAGCGAATTATATAAAAAAGCTTTAGATATTTTATTAGATAAATGGTTGGCTGAAAAAAGAGTCAAACGTGACCCGGTTTTTAAGGATTTTACCATTGAGATCGAAGAAAGCTTGCTAGCAGAAATAGCTTATCGCGGATTTGAAAAAAATCGGCTATTTTTTACCAAAGATAAGCTAATAAAACAAATTCAAAATAATTTAAACAAAAATGAAAACGCACCTAAAACTCTAAACAGAGAAGCAGTTTTAAAAGCAATTCAAATAGAACAAGGGATTTTAGTGGAAAGGGTACGAGATGCCTATGCGTTTTCTCATTTGACGCTGCAAGAGTATTTAACTGCTAAATATATTTGCGACTGGCAATTAATTGATGAGTTAGTTAGTCATCATTTAATAGATATAACTTGGAAAGAGGTATTTTTATTAATATCAGGTTTGCTGCGTCCCAATGCGGATAAGCTATTGCTGCAAATGGAAAAAGCAGCACAAAAATACATTAACACGCCGAAGTTAAAAGCTCTACTAAAATGGGCAGAGCAAGAAACAACCGGATCACTAGGAGGTATAAAACCTGTCGGTAAAAGAGCGATCGCCTATGCCATCGCCTACGCCTACGCCTACGCCATCACAAACTTCTACGCCGACACAAACGCCTACGCCATCGCTATCGCTAACGCCTACGGCAAAGCCAACACAAACGCCTACGCCATCGCTAACGCCAAAGCCATTGCCAACGCCATCGCCATTGCCAACGCCAACGCCAACGCCAAAGACATCGCTAACGCCATCGCCATTGCTCAATCTATCGAAGCTACCCGCGCTCTTGAAAAATTACAAATCTTCAATAACTTACACTTTACTAATTTAATAAAGCAACTACAAGATTTAAAGGCAGCTATTCCTGATAATAATCAATTATTAACTGTAAAGCGTAAATTCGCCAAAACAATCCGACAAACCTTGCTCAAAGCCTTTAATTTAAATTTAAAAATGGTGAGTTTATCTACAAAAGAATTAGAAGCTTGGGACAACTATCTATATGCCAACTATTTAATCTTGCAGTGCAAACAAGCCGCAGTGATAGTATCGCCTCAAACTTGGGCAGAAATAGAAGATAGAATGCTACGCTTTATTGACTAGGTGTAGCGACTGTCTTGAAAGTCAAGCGATCGCCAGCACTTCGTAATTTATAGCCGACAAAAATGTTGACGCAAATAAATTGCGAATCGCTACGTACCTACCCTTAAACAACGTCTAACGGCGAACGATCAGCCAGCTATGTAACGAAAAATACTTAGACAGACATGACATAACACAAGTCTGTTATTCTTAACGTGAATGTGGAAGTTGCTACACCTTGCGCGTAACACGGAAACGCAAAAGCGGAAGCTCTTACATCTTGCGCGTAACACGGAAACGCGAAAGAGGAAGCTCTTACACCTTGCGCGTAACACGGAAATGCGAAAGCGGAAGCTCTTACACAGAAAGCAGAAGCTCTTACACCTTGCGCGTAACACGGAAATGCGAAAGCAGAAGCTCTTACACAGAAAGCAGAAACTGTTACTGTGTTAAAAATTAGAGTTTGTGCGATCGCCATCTTGTCACCACACATTATCGAAACCTGTGCAGGCAAGTTTTTTAGATTAAAGTGGAGCTAGAGCGTGTTTTCAAACTATTCATTTAGCTTTTTAATTTTTTAGATCCCCCTAAATCCCCCTTAAAAAGGGGGACTTTAAGATGTCTCTTAGCCCCCTTTTTTAAGGGGGGTTGGGGGGATCAGAGAGTTTGAAAACAGCCCCTAGGAGCGATTAAACTCTAAAAATTAATCGCACTCAAATCTGGTTCAGTCAAAGAATTTAAAAACGTCCACAACTGCAAATCGGTAAAATCTGGAATTGCCATAAACGCGCCGACTGTTTGCAGATTTTGTGGATCGTGGGTGGAGGCGATACCAATGGTAGGAATACCAGCCGCAACAGCCGCACGAATACCAGAAGGTGAATCTTCTAAAGCAATGGCTTTCTCCGGGTTAATCTGTAATTTGTTTAAAGCCACTTGATAAGGTGTAGGATCAGGTTTACCTGCGGTGCAATCCTCTGCCAAAACCACTGTATGAAAAGCTTCTTTAATTCCTAAAACCTCAAGCACAAATTCTACATTCAACCGAGGGGCGTTGGTAACTAATGCCCGTTTTAGCTGATGTGTCTCTGTCCAAGCTAGGAGTTCAGTAAATCCACTCAACGGTTGCAGATGGGAAGCTAGTTCACGAAACAGTGCTTCTTTATCGTCGGCAAATTTCTGCCCTTCTGCTGGTAATAATTGCGGCAAGATATCTTTGACAATTTCTGGATTCAAGCGGCCACTAATCCGAGATTTGTAGAATTTTTCATCTATTTCAATGTTGTAGTCTGCCAACATTTGCTGCCAAGCTTGGTAATGTATCGGATCAGTATTGACAATAGTGCCGTCCAAGTCAAAGAGAACTGCTGCCAGCATAATTCTTTAAGTGTAAATAAATATTAACTTTACTTTACACAGTTTACCTTAAGAAGTGTGAAGTATGAAAAGAAGAAGTTCATATAATTAAATAGGGTGGCGCACTGCGGAGATGATGTTTTAACCGTTATCTTGTTGGTAGGTGGTAGTGCGTTACAGCAAATTTCTACTTTGTCTCACGCTCAAATCCTACATTGCTAATAAACTTCAGACTTCACACTTCATACTTCAAAATGGTTGCTGCCAAAAACTTTTTTTCGTGTTGATGATTTACAAGTGCAAGTTTACAATTCTGAAGCTGAAATGGCTGAGAATGTTGCACAAATTACCAGGAAATATTTAAAGGATATTTTAGAAAAACAGGGTAAAGCTGCTGTTTTGTTAGCAACAGGGAATTCCCAACTCAAATTTTTAGATGCGTTAATTCAGTTGGGTGGTGTAGATTGGTCAAAAATTACTTTATTTCACTTAGATGAATATTTAGGAATTACGGCTGATCATCCCGCGAGTTTTCGACGTTATCTGCGAGAACGGGTAGAAAATAAACTGACTCCGCAGGAATTTCATTATATAGAAGGTGATACATTAGAGCCTGTGGCTGAATGTGATCGCTACACGCAATTACTCCAAGCACAGCCAATAGATTTATGTTGCTTAGGTATTGGCGAAAATGGACACTTAGCTTTTAATGATCCTGATGTGGCTAATTTTCATGATCCTTATAGTGTCAAGTTGGTGAAATTAGATATAGTCAATCGCCAACAACAAGTAAATACTGGTCATTTCCCCAATATTGACAGTGTGCCACAGTATGCTTTTACTGTCACACTGCCATTAATTTGTACAGCCAAAAAAAATTATCTGCCTAGCACCAGAAAAAACGCAAAGCCCAGATAGTAAAACAGATGTTACAACAAATAATCAGTACCGATTGTCCAGCATCAATTCTCCGCCGTCAATCACAGGCAACTTTATTTTTAGATGTCAATTCTGCTAGTTTATTGGATTAAAAATGCTAGATGTAATCACCAGCATTACTCGCTATTTTCTAGCTTAATCCTAGACAAGCAAGCCTCAAGATAAGGGCAATCTTCACATTTGATTTCTTCGCCAGGATTAGCACAGCCACAAAGAGGTGAAATCAAGCATTCGGTTAGTTGTTTAGGTGTGGAAGAGGGTTTTAATATTATCTCAGCAGCCGCTTCTTGGAGGCAGAAAATTACATCCTGCATCATATATATGGAACCTTTGGTCATCTAGATAAACTAATTATTCATTCGTGATTTTTACAAAATTGATATTGAATTTTGGGTTTTGATTATTGTATTTTACCGAAACAGTGATAAGTGATGAGTAAGAAGTAAAATTAATTACACTCAGGACATAGGGTTTAAAGCCCTAATTTCAATCCCCTAACTTTAGTTATAGGGTTTCACTCAGCACTCAGCACTTTCAACTCAGCACTCCTGAACTGATAAGTTTCAGTTGACCACTTTACCCATGCTGAAACTTGATCCTCAAAAACAAACTCTCGTCTTCGAGAATTAACAGTCTCAGCTACTAATACTCTAAGAGTTACGGTTTGCATATTATGATTCATAGTTTGCCGTCCGTAACCAATCACTTTTCCTAGATGACCCGTTTGTTGATTCAGCACATAATCACCAATGGTGAACATAGTGGCACTTTCAACGTCTACAACTAGATGAGTTTTTTAAATTCTCTATAAATAATTAAATGAAAACCTCATACTTATAGGATGATTTACTTTACCCTATTTTCATATATTCTCTAACTATCGATAGATGTAATCTGATTTTAGCCGTAATGCACCAAAAGCTTTACGATAATGATAATTTTTAACACTGAGCTACTTAGTGGCTTTCTATTATTTGAGATAAGTTTTGAATAATAATAAAACCCGATTTAGTCAGAAAAATCGGGTTTTTTGTATTTTGTTATTAAATATTCAGCCTCATCTGTTTAATGCTAACTCTTTTTTTTGTTTCATAATTGATAAATACTCATTACGAGTTCCATCTACACGGTAGTGGTCGCAGATGCGACAGAGTTTGAGCAAATCCAATCGACTAAATACTTTTTGGCGTTCAATTCCGTTATCGTTTCGCCAGCGCCAAAAAGTTGTTCGGTCAATGCGGCGATCGCTCTCAGGCCATCTTCTGCGAGATAAAAAATTTACCAGTTCTTCTTCGTAAAACAAGTAGCCCTTTGGTAACTTCAAGAGTTCTTCTCTTAAATCATTTAGCGGTATGAGTGGATCTAGCTCAGATAGTCTCATGCCAGCAAGCCCTTATAGTTTCTTGTACATTCAATTACACAGAACACTTTTGCAACACGGTTTTATCACTTTCTGTTGAATTGAAATACTGCAAAGTTAAGTTTTAATAGAGTACTAAGATAGTAGGGTGAACATGATAGATTTATTCTCCCTACTACTTTTTTTACCTACTTTTCTCAACAAACAGTACAAATTTACGTGATTTAATCAAACACAATAAACTGATTAATACTTAATTGCAATCCTCATGCAACAAATTTAATATCATATTCAGCTATTTTAAATAATTCTCAAAATCTACTTTTAGATAGATGTATAGTTCTTATTATATAAACATAGTAGCGATCGCCTTATGTTTACTGATAATGATGCGATTAGTAACACTGTAATAGGCGATCGCAGAACTTACACTACATTTACCCAAAAATCTGCTGTACCAACTTTACCACGACGCTGGAACTGCATCCACAGTTTATATGTTCCAGGCTGAGGAAAGTTAGTGACGAATTTTATTTGTCCATCTGCACTATTTTTGAGAGCATGAGCATGGATATAATCATTAACTGTCAAGGGTGATGAACTTTTCACAATTACTAAATGACCTCTTTCACCTAAATAAGTCTCTAAATCTTTAATTGGCTGATTATTTGCCGCATCTTTGATATCAAAATTTAAAGTAACTTCCTTACCAGCCTGGATATTTTGATTTGCAACATCAAGATTAACTTTAGTATTAGATATAACTTTAGTTTTTTCAAACTTTTCTAAACTTTTTGGTAAGGGAATTGAACCGGGAATTTTAACTTGCATTAATGATAATGCCTCATTTTGTCCAGAGGGTTTATAGTCACTAAACAAACTATAGTTACCAGGAGTGGAGAAATTTGCACTCACTTCAAAACGTCCATTACCTTTGTAAGTGGGATGAATATGATCATAAGTGGCTAAATCTTCGCGCACGATAATTAAGTGCATCAGTTTTTCTTGGAAAGTATCAAACTTGTCTATAGATTTACCGACAGTATCTTGAACATTAATCACTAAATTAACAGGCTGATTTGGTAACAAATTTTTTGGCGTAGTTAGTTTTGCTTGGGTAGTAATGTTTGTTTTAGCTTCATCACCAGGATGTTCCATTGAGTGTCCCTGATGTTGACTCGACATATTATCCTGATGATCAGTATGTTGTGATTCACCACCAGATACCTGCGTTTTGTCAGATTTTGTGACTGATGAGCAACTAGGTGCTATCCATAGGCTAGATAATACGATAATTCCAGTCCAAAAACGCTTCATTTTGTTCTTATCCTCCAATTTAACTGAGCATTTCTCTGAAAATGTGACTTAACTGCTCCTAAGATAACTAATCAAGACAAAAGTTATCAAAACTAAGTTATATTTGTTATACAATATAAACTTAATTTCAGAAAATTTACGGTAACAAGCAACTGCCTTTTGAGATAAGTTGATGTCAATCAATATTTATTACATTACTTAGTTAAAAAGCTGATTCTTATGCAGTATGAAGGATATAAGTACTTTAGGAGTGGCTACACACTGAGAAGTGAGAAAACTCTTCTACAACCATGACCCTCCGGTAAAGACTTTTACAATTAACAGGTTTTGAGGATGGCGTTTTTAGATAATTTTTTTTTTCCTAACCAGTTTATTCCCCACGGACATTGCTATCTCTGGAAGCCGGGATTAGTCTGGTTGCACGTTGTTTCCGACTCACTAACTGCAATAGCTTATTATTCAATTCCATTCATGCTGGTGTATTTTGTCAGCAAACGCAAAGATTTGCCGTTTGACTGGATATTTTTAATGTTTGGTGCATTTATCATTGCTTGCGGTACAACTCATGTCATGGATGTTTGGACACTTTGGTATCCAACTTATTGGTTATCAGGGTTGATTAAAGCCATTACAGCTTTGATTTCAGTCACTACAGCGGTACAACTTGTGCCATTAATACCTCAAGCATTAGCTTTACCTAGCCATGCACAACTAGAAGCTGCAAACTCTCAACTAGCCACAGAAATTGCTGAACGCAAACGTACAGAAGAAGTACTCAGAGAAAGTGAAGAACGTTGGCAATTAGCTTTGCGTGGCAATAATGATGGGATTTGGGATTGGAATATCAAAACAAATCAAGTTTTTTTCTCTTCTCGTTGGAAAGAAATGCTTGGTTATGAAGACGATGAAATTAAAAATCATCTGCAAGAAATTTGGACAAGAATTCACCCAGATGATTTAGATGCTGTAGTCAAAGCTGTTCAAGATCATTTTGCAAAATTCACACCATTTTACGCTAAAGAATTTCGGGTGCTTTGTAAAGATGGGAAGTATAAATGGATATTAGATCGGGGTCAAGCCTTGTGGGATGAAAATAATAATGTCATCCGTATGGTAGGGTCGCATACAGATATTACTGAACGTAAGCAAGCCGAAGAAACTTTAAGTAAAATACTCGCACAACTAGAAACTAAAGTAGAAGAACGCACAGCAGAGTTAAAAAAAAATCAACCAATCATTAGAGGCAGAAATTACTAAACGTAAACAAACAGAAAAGGCATTAAGAGATAGTGAAGAGCGATTTCGGACGGCATTTCATCAAGCAGCAGTGGGAATTGCCCATGTAGGTTTAGATGGCAGATGGTTATTAGTTAACCAAAGGCTTTGCGATATTGTTGGTTACACAGCCGAGGAATTAGAGTTACGCACCTTTCAGGAAATTACTCACCCAGATGATTTAAATGAATCTTTAAAATATGTTGATGAAATATTACTAGGTAATATTCAGACATATTCAATCGAAAAACGTTATTTTCGCAAAGATGGTACTGTCATCTGGATTAACTTGACTGTTTCGTTAACATACCATACTTCGGGAGAACCAAAGTATTTTATTGCTGTGATTGAAGATATTAGCGATCGCAAACAATCTCAAGCACAAATTCAAGCATCATTACTCGAAAAAGAAGTCTTGCTCAAAGAAATTTACCACAGAGTCAAAAATAATTTACAAGTAATTTCTAGTCTGCTAAATTTGCAATCTGATTATATTCAAGACCAAGAAGATATGTATGTCTTTCAAAAAAGTCAGCAGCGAATCGAATCAATGGCCTTGGTACATGAAAAAATGTATCAATCTCCTGACTTAGCTCGCATTGATTTTAGTGAATATCTTCAAGATTTAGTTGCAAGTTTATTTAGCACTTATGGAATTAATGCAGGTGCAGTTTCTTTAAGATTTAATGTTGAAAATCAAGTTTTACTCGGTTTAGATTTGGCGATTCCCTGTGGGTTAATTGTACATGAATTAGTATCTAATTCTTTAAAATACGGTTTCCCTAATGGGAGAGCTGGAGAAATTTATGTAGGAATTAGAGAAGATTTAGACCAGCAATTTACTATCTTTGTTAGCGATAATGGTGTTGGCTTACCACCTAATTTTAATTTTCAAAATACAGCCTCTTTAGGTTGGCAGTTGGTTGAAGCATTAACTCAACAAATCTCAGGAAGCATTAAGATTAACAGTCATGCTGGTGTAGAGTTTCAAATAACATTTCCCTTAATTTAAATTAAAAGAAATACTATTTAAGCAGGAGGATTCAGAAAAAAAATCTAATTACATATAATTGTTTTTTCGATATTTAATTTGTCTATGATAGGTAATTGATTTTATAATACAAATACATGACAGACGCGAATATTTTAGTTGTTGAAGACGAATCTATTGTTGCTAAGGATTTACAAAATAGACTGAAAAAATTTGGCTATACAGTTGCTGCGATTGCTTCTTCTGGACAAGAAGCAATTAATAAAGCTATGGAATTTAGTCCTGACTTAGTACTTATGGATATCCGTTTAAAAGGGCAAATGGATGGCATACAAGCAGCAGCAGAAATTCATAAATATTTAGATATACCGATAATTTATTTAACTGCTTATGCAGATGAAGATACATTGGAGAGAGCTAAAATAACCGAACCATTTGGTTATTTACTCAAACCTTTTAAAGAGAGAGAACTAAAAACTAATATTGAAATTGTGCTGACGAAGCATAAATTAGAACAACAATTGAAAACTAACCAACAATGGTTGACGACATTACTCAATAGTATTAGTGATGGGGTCATATCTAGCGATCGCAATCAACTGATCACCTTTATGAATCCGGTAGCAGAACAGTTGACAGGGTGGACACAGGCAGAAGCGATCACCAAAAATATAGCAGAAGTATTTAAAATTATTGATATCAATACTAGAGAACCTTTAGAAAATCCCATTAAAGTAGTTTTAGAATCAGAGGCGCTCGCACCTTTTTCAACCACAACTATTTTAATTGCTCAAAACGGTACAGAAACACCAATAGACACCAGTGCAGCACCCATCAAAGACGACAAAAATAATCTCGTAGGTGCGGTGTTAGTGTTTCGGGATGTGACAGAAAGACTACAAGCAATGGCAGCGCGACAAAAGCAAATACAGCAAGAGCAACTTGTCGCCCAATGGGAGCAACTCAATCAATTTAAAAATGACTTTTTAAATTTAGTTTCCCACGAATTGCGATCGCCACTTTATCACATGAAAAGCATGATTCAAATGTTGCAGATATCAACGGCTGTTCAACAACAGCATTACTTTCTGAACATTTTAGAAGCAGAGTGCGATCGAGAAATGGCACTAATTAACGACTTATTAGAGTTACAACGCCTGGAAAATTCATCAAATCTACTGCTGGCTCCTGATTTATTAGTTCTACAACAGTGGCTACCTTGGCTCATCGAGCCATTTCAAATTCGCACTCAAGAACATCAACAAACCTTGCAACTCAATCTACCGGAAAATTTACCCGCATTATTTTCTGACCGTCCTAGCTTAGAACGCATTTTAGTAGAATTGCTAAATAATGCTTGTAAATATACACCTGCTGACGGTGAAATTGTATTGAGTGTCAGCCACGAAACTGCTGAAATTCCCGCCAAAATAATTTTTACCATCAGTAACTCAGCAGAAATTCCCGTTGATGAATTACCCAGAATTTTTGAAAAATTTTACCGCTTCCCTGATGCAGACATTTGGAACCAAGGTGGTACAGGTTTGGGTTTAGCAATTGTGCAGAAGTTAGTCACACAACTGCAAGGTAGCATCCAAGTCACCAGCCATCAGGGATGGACAACCTTTACTTTAACATTGAGTGATTTAGAAATAAGTTAATTATTTAAACATAAAATCCCCACCATTGAATGGTGGGGAGTATGTCAAATCTATAGCGGTTCTCGGTTGGATGAGGTACATTTCAACCCCACCCCCAACCCCTCCCCGCGTGCGGGGAGGGGAGCGTTTGCGTTAGCAAATGGGGGGTGGGGTTCCGACTGTATTACAAGCAAGTAAGAACCGCTATAATTTCAACCAATTATCTTCTTGCGACAGTCCTGTACTAATTACGCTGAAGCAGTCAAATTAATCTTGACAATGAAATCATTGAAATCATTGTCACCGCCACCAACCAAATCCTCAAAGCCGAAGGTATTATCACCTAATATCCGCACATGCTGAGTTTTGTCAGAGTTGGCACCTAAAAACGTAAAGAATACAGTTGGATCATTGCTGGTATTGCTATCTAACAAAGCATCAACACCACCGTTGACAATTAAGAACGGCACATAGATGCCACCACCTGCAAAGTTACCATTATGATTACCTTGACCTTGATTAGCCACCGATAAACCAATACCTGTCACCCGTTGGTTAATGGCGGCTTGCAGATAACCAGCGTCTCCAACAAGAACGTCGGCTGTACCATCACCATTGGTATCAATACCACCGCTTTCATCAACAACTTTATAAAAGCCGACATAGTTGTTGTATGATGCTTCGCGGTAAACGCTAAAATTACCAGCAATTAGGCTATCACTGCTATATTCGCGCAAATCAATCGCTTCACCTTCTGATTTTCCTTGTAAACCGATACCGATGGCTAAATCTTCATTGGTTTCTTGGACACTGATTTGCAAGTCGTCAAATAAAGAATTGCCGCGTGAACCATCTTTCCAACCGATGGAGAAGCCACCTGTACTTAACGAAGTGATTTGCTGGGTGGTAGTGCTGGAGAAGATGATGCTACCTTGAGATTTCAAGTAAAAGCGTAGTTGTGTACCACCGTTAAATTCTAGAATACGGCTGAGGTTTTCGGGGCTAAAGCCTGTGGGGTTGTTGACTAGAACTGAGAAGATAGTTTTGGCGCGGGCGAGGGCTTTTTCTTGATAACCTGCTGCGCCTGGTGCAACGCCATCGATTTTTCCTTCGCTGTCATCAACGTTGAAGACACCGAGTTCATTGAG encodes the following:
- a CDS encoding S8 family peptidase, giving the protein MSRKLTPQSRRMQAAEVKAFWQQDSVYQEIQRWIADAREDGVIQIAQAETVITGTVIVKMTEEEAARMREELPDADITEDRPIELIQPEASATDLKTEISQSDLWHLAAINLDNCRQKGYEYTGQDITIAVLDTGVYGNHPALKGRITKALTFDAQNSQILPMNPSVDTHKHGTHVAGLICGNQIGVAPNTNIFSGVIIPGGTGNLSDFVLALSWVSQQPEISIVNISAGFIGYLPDMETAIESLLLSGILPVCAVGNEGRNRTRSPGNYRDVVSVGSSTIDKRIAGFSGSATLNIGSHQYLVPNLVAPGKDIYSSIPGDKYEAISGTSMATPIVSGIAALILEEYPNIEVLDLKEELFARCETLQAPSDRQGYGLIQVQL
- a CDS encoding NACHT domain-containing protein, which translates into the protein MRLEPQHLEKIDDLLKQELEEARGDEELLVIMRLEGKDSQPENNFVPNLKPADFPNRQAYRQALIDLQKQQVKNAVGETIKELESLGLTITGGEMSETVIARGEARQILSSLELAAVRRASLDQAIAINDASKYLATILSQVIDTSNPQIPPKVLKSASQYYQNYYKRYGKLRVLGMKQFVPLDYIYTAVQFLSDKEIANSLSLQDLEAVFRTAKRGRISSENTARKEGIEVANQNQYLMVLGAPGSGKSTFLRKMGLETLRGKQGKLKYECLPVLIELKRLSGDKINIEKLVYQEFNCCDFVANEVLTKKLLEAGKLLILFDGLDEVPTKNLNAAVAQIQAFVNQYQKNRFIVSCRTAAYHQQFKKFENVEIAEFTDEQIKQFIHNWFQTEEDIKADTARQCWELLQENEAAKELGRTPLLLTFICLYYDEYHSFTNNRSELYKKALDILLDKWLAEKRVKRDPVFKDFTIEIEESLLAEIAYRGFEKNRLFFTKDKLIKQIQNNLNKNENAPKTLNREAVLKAIQIEQGILVERVRDAYAFSHLTLQEYLTAKYICDWQLIDELVSHHLIDITWKEVFLLISGLLRPNADKLLLQMEKAAQKYINTPKLKALLKWAEQETTGSLGGIKPVGKRAIAYAIAYAYAYAITNFYADTNAYAIAIANAYGKANTNAYAIANAKAIANAIAIANANANAKDIANAIAIAQSIEATRALEKLQIFNNLHFTNLIKQLQDLKAAIPDNNQLLTVKRKFAKTIRQTLLKAFNLNLKMVSLSTKELEAWDNYLYANYLILQCKQAAVIVSPQTWAEIEDRMLRFID
- a CDS encoding HAD family hydrolase, which translates into the protein MLAAVLFDLDGTIVNTDPIHYQAWQQMLADYNIEIDEKFYKSRISGRLNPEIVKDILPQLLPAEGQKFADDKEALFRELASHLQPLSGFTELLAWTETHQLKRALVTNAPRLNVEFVLEVLGIKEAFHTVVLAEDCTAGKPDPTPYQVALNKLQINPEKAIALEDSPSGIRAAVAAGIPTIGIASTHDPQNLQTVGAFMAIPDFTDLQLWTFLNSLTEPDLSAINF
- a CDS encoding PAS domain-containing protein gives rise to the protein MAFLDNFFFPNQFIPHGHCYLWKPGLVWLHVVSDSLTAIAYYSIPFMLVYFVSKRKDLPFDWIFLMFGAFIIACGTTHVMDVWTLWYPTYWLSGLIKAITALISVTTAVQLVPLIPQALALPSHAQLEAANSQLATEIAERKRTEEVLRESEERWQLALRGNNDGIWDWNIKTNQVFFSSRWKEMLGYEDDEIKNHLQEIWTRIHPDDLDAVVKAVQDHFAKFTPFYAKEFRVLCKDGKYKWILDRGQALWDENNNVIRMVGSHTDITERKQAEETLSKILAQLETKVEERTAELKKNQPIIRGRNY
- a CDS encoding PAS domain S-box protein, with translation MTKRKQTEKALRDSEERFRTAFHQAAVGIAHVGLDGRWLLVNQRLCDIVGYTAEELELRTFQEITHPDDLNESLKYVDEILLGNIQTYSIEKRYFRKDGTVIWINLTVSLTYHTSGEPKYFIAVIEDISDRKQSQAQIQASLLEKEVLLKEIYHRVKNNLQVISSLLNLQSDYIQDQEDMYVFQKSQQRIESMALVHEKMYQSPDLARIDFSEYLQDLVASLFSTYGINAGAVSLRFNVENQVLLGLDLAIPCGLIVHELVSNSLKYGFPNGRAGEIYVGIREDLDQQFTIFVSDNGVGLPPNFNFQNTASLGWQLVEALTQQISGSIKINSHAGVEFQITFPLI